The window AGACCGACCGCAGGGCGGCCTTTGAATGCGTGATATCGATTGCTGTTCCAACAGGGGCTGCTCTGACATATGAAGCCCGCTGCGAAGGCTTGATAACCAGAGAGCCTGCCGGCTCAAATGGATTTGGATATGATCCTGTTTTTTACTATCCGCCGCTTAAAAAGACCTTCGCAGAATTAACGATGCAGGAAAAGAGCCGTGTGAGTCACAGAGGGAAGGCTCTCAGGGAGCTAAGGGATGAATTTGACAAAGCCCTGACCTGGATACGCCAGAATATGCCGGCTCAATTAAAATTTAAATGTAATGGTGAGTAAAATGATTGCAGACCTGATTAAAAAAAACAGAAGTTGTAGAAGATTTTACCAGGACCACGCAGTGTCTTTAAAGACTTTAAAGGGCCTGGTAAATCTTGCAAGGCTGTCGGCTTCCGCGGCAAACTTGCAGCCGTTAAACTACATCCTTTCCAGCAATCCCGTGGAAAATGGCCTCATATTTTCCTGCCTTGCCTGGGCTGGATATATCAAAGACTGGCCCGGCCCAAAGGATGGAGAAAGGCCGGCAGCCTATATAATCATTCTCGGTAATACAGATATCAGAAAAAATTTTGGGTGCGACCATGGGATTGCAAGCCAGAGCATGCTGCTTGGCGCAAGGGAAAAGAGCCTTGCAGGATGCATTATCGGATCGGTAAACCGGAGAAAACTCCGTAAAATTCTTAACATACCGCCTAAGTATAAAATACTTCTTGTCCTTGCAATCGGAAAGCCCAAAGAAAAGGTTAAAGTAGAAGTTGTTGATTCCGATAGTCCATCGAGTATTGTTAATAACATCAAGTACTGGAGGGATGGCAAAGGGGTTCATCATGTGCCCAAAAGAAAATTAATTGATATCATTCTGGATTGCTATTAAAAAACGTGCAGCCTGTAAAGCAAAAACCCATAATTTATACGATTTGCAGCAGCCGTATGCTGATAACTCTTCTTATGGGTTTTTCCTGCGGCCTGCCTCTTCTTTTGACCATAACCGTATTACAGGCATGGATGAAAGAACAAGGGGTGGATCTGGCCGTAATCGGAATGATGGCCCTGGTTGGCCTTCCTTATACCTTGAAATTTCTATGGGCCCCTTTTCTGGATCGTTTTACCCTCCCCTTTCTGGGCCGCCGCAGAGGATGGTTGCTGATAGCTCAAATAGCGTTGTTGTTAGCCATCGCAGGGCTTGGCTTTACTCATCCAAAAGAAAATCCGTGGATGTTGGCCTTTGCTGCTTTTCTGGTGACCTTCTTCAGCGCCTCCCAGGATATTGTTGTGGATGCATATAGAAGAGAGGACCTTCCTGATGATGAGCTCGGACTCGGGTCCTCTCTTTATATCAACGGATACAGGATCGGGATGCTGCTTGCTTCTGGAGGGGGCTTAATTCTGGCCGATCATATCCCGTTTTCCATGGTTTATTTAATAATGGCATGCTGTATGCTGCCCGGTATTCTTACAACTATCTTTGCACATGAACCTGAGCTGACCGCCGGAGCTCCTGAAACAATAAAAGAGGCTGTTTTTGACCCCCTGGTTGAGTATTTCAGTCGTCATGGGGCTTTGTATATACTGGCATTTATACTGCTTTACAAGATCGGCGACACCATGGCCAGCGCCATGACTATACCTTTTTATCTTGATATAGGATTTTCAAAAACGGAAATCGGCGCTGTCGTTAAACTATTCGGTTTCTGGGCAACAATTGCAGGCAGCCTGATCGGAGGAACGGTCATGCTGCGTATGGGAATCAACCGCAGCCTCTGGTATTTTGGTTTTCTACAGGCCTTGTCAACGGCAGGTTTTGCTGTTCTGGCGCGTATCGGTTACAGCGTTCCGGCTCTGTCAGCCGTTATTGCTTTTGAAAATCTAAGCAGCGGCATGGGAACCGCCGCTTATGTGGCATTTATGGCAAGTATTACAAATAAAAGATTTACCGCCACACAATACGCTCTTTTAAGCAGCCTGATGGGAATCCCAAGAGTGCTGGCCTCGGCCCCGACAGGCTTTCTTGCTAAAAATATCGGCTGGGAAGCTTTTTTTATCGCATGCACCCTGATCGCCATTCCCGGCATGGTCCTTTTGCTTAAATTTGCGCGCTGGGAGAGAAATATATGAAAAAAGACACACAAATTAAAAAGTCAATGAATTTAGCCCAAAGGCTGTCTATGCAAAGAAAAGAGATACTTTCTCTTCCGCCGGACAAGGCATTGGATTATATTCTGGATGCTCCTAATCCATCTGCCATCGTGCATGCATTTCCGGAAGAAGATCTATATTTTCTGGTACATGATATAGGGCTTGATGATTCTCTTACCGTGTTGTCGCTTGCTTCCGACAAGCAGTGGGAATACATGCTTGATATAGAGGTTTGGAAAAAGGACAGAATTGAAATAAGGTCTGTAACAAAATGGCTTGATTTGCTCTTTCGAGCCCACCCTGATCGGTTTATCAAATGGTTTTTAGGAAAAAAATTAGAATTCATTGAATTCTATTTGTTCAAAAATATCGAGGTAATAATCAGGGAGCATGATCAGGACCCTTCAGATTTAGGCGAAGGCTTTTTCACGATTGACGATACCTTTTATATAAGATTTGTAGACTATCCTTTTGAGGAAAAATCAGATGGTGACTTTCAAAAAATACGCGATAAATTTCTGGGAAATCTTATGCGTAGCCTTGCTGCCTATGATCTCATAACATATCATAATGTTCTGCTTGAGTCTTCAAGCGTTATTCCTGCTGAATCGGAAGAAGAAGACTACAGGCTGCGAAATGTCAGGCTTGCGGAAAAAGGATTTCTGCCGTTTGATGAAGCAATAGGCATCTATCAACCGTTAAAACCTCAGGACATTCACAAGCATGGGAGAAAACATGCTTTGGTTGGTTCCGGCCTGGATTTACATCTTCCTGTGCCTGTATATGCTGCCGGGATGCTTCAAGGACGCAACCTTTTTACAGATGCCCTGCAAACGATTGACGCAGAAGGTGCTCTGCTGCAAATTCAGGCTGAATTTGCAGGTCTGGCTAATCAGATTATAGCGGCTGATCAAAAAAACGTCAGCAACAGGGATGAATTAAGAAATGTGGTAAAAAAGGCCTGCGGATATATAAGCATCGGGCTTGAGCGTTTAACCGGAACAGACAAGACGTTAGATGCAAACCAAAGCGCCGCATTAATACAAAAATATATGCTTTCACACATTTTCCAGGCTG of the Anaerolineae bacterium genome contains:
- a CDS encoding nitroreductase family protein, giving the protein MIADLIKKNRSCRRFYQDHAVSLKTLKGLVNLARLSASAANLQPLNYILSSNPVENGLIFSCLAWAGYIKDWPGPKDGERPAAYIIILGNTDIRKNFGCDHGIASQSMLLGAREKSLAGCIIGSVNRRKLRKILNIPPKYKILLVLAIGKPKEKVKVEVVDSDSPSSIVNNIKYWRDGKGVHHVPKRKLIDIILDCY
- a CDS encoding AmpG family muropeptide MFS transporter, encoding MLITLLMGFSCGLPLLLTITVLQAWMKEQGVDLAVIGMMALVGLPYTLKFLWAPFLDRFTLPFLGRRRGWLLIAQIALLLAIAGLGFTHPKENPWMLAFAAFLVTFFSASQDIVVDAYRREDLPDDELGLGSSLYINGYRIGMLLASGGGLILADHIPFSMVYLIMACCMLPGILTTIFAHEPELTAGAPETIKEAVFDPLVEYFSRHGALYILAFILLYKIGDTMASAMTIPFYLDIGFSKTEIGAVVKLFGFWATIAGSLIGGTVMLRMGINRSLWYFGFLQALSTAGFAVLARIGYSVPALSAVIAFENLSSGMGTAAYVAFMASITNKRFTATQYALLSSLMGIPRVLASAPTGFLAKNIGWEAFFIACTLIAIPGMVLLLKFARWERNI
- a CDS encoding DUF6178 family protein, with translation MKKDTQIKKSMNLAQRLSMQRKEILSLPPDKALDYILDAPNPSAIVHAFPEEDLYFLVHDIGLDDSLTVLSLASDKQWEYMLDIEVWKKDRIEIRSVTKWLDLLFRAHPDRFIKWFLGKKLEFIEFYLFKNIEVIIREHDQDPSDLGEGFFTIDDTFYIRFVDYPFEEKSDGDFQKIRDKFLGNLMRSLAAYDLITYHNVLLESSSVIPAESEEEDYRLRNVRLAEKGFLPFDEAIGIYQPLKPQDIHKHGRKHALVGSGLDLHLPVPVYAAGMLQGRNLFTDALQTIDAEGALLQIQAEFAGLANQIIAADQKNVSNRDELRNVVKKACGYISIGLERLTGTDKTLDANQSAALIQKYMLSHIFQAGYTLALELKWKAEKWRSKSWFAKNGLPLSFWDEEWLGMLGGLLIKKPLFYDNYKTTSSIYREFSSIEDIKDTEKVLNEIIALDDFLSLTAIKFEATGKRTITYKNFILTLWARHYLGLSEELAPLTLDEFKTFFDDLLITPQKSEKDKQRKTGKSIKES